The Spirulina subsalsa PCC 9445 region GGTGCATTTCTAACGTGCGAATCTGAATTTCTAACGGCCGCCCCGTTGTTCCTAAAACCGTTGTATGTAGAGATTGATAACGGTTCGGTTTCGGCAAGCCAATATAATCTTTAAACCGCCCCGGAATCGGTTTAAACAAATCATGCACCACTGCCAAAGCCCGATAACAACTATCCTTAGTGTCCGTAATAATTCGCACCGCCGCAATATCATAAATTTCATGAAACGCCTTTTGTTGGCGATCCATTTTTTTATAAATCCCGTAGAGGTGTTTCGGTCTACCCTGAATCTCTACAATCTTAATCCCTAAACTGCCCACACGCTCGCGAATTAAGGCAATAACATCACTAATCCGTTCTTCTCGGTCAATGCGCCGTTCCGCCACCAGTTCTTGAATTTCCCGGTAGGCCGTCGGTTCTAAATACTTAAACGATAAATCCTCTAACTCCCACTTTAAACGACCAATCCCCAAACGGTTGGCCAACGGCGCGAAAATTTCCCGGGTTTCTTGAGCAATTCTTTTTTGTTTCTCCGGGCGTAAATACTCCAACGTGCGCATATTGTGGAGACGGTCAGCTAACTTGACCACAATCACCCGAATATCCTGCGCCATGGCTAAAAACATTCGGCGAAAGTTTTCGGCTTGTCGTTCTGTTTTGCTAGAAAAATTAAAGCTCGAAAGTTTTGTTACCCCTTCCACCAACTGCCGAACTTCTGACCCAAAACGCTCCTCAATTTCCTCCGGTGTTACCTCCGTATCTTCTACCACATCATGGAGAAACCCTGCCGCAATCATGGCACTATCTCCCCCTAAATCCCGCAATAATCCCGCTACAGCCACCGGATGGGCAATATAGGCTTCTCCTGACTTGCGGTATTGCCCCTCATGAAGAGTATAGGCAAACATAAACGCCCGACAAATTAAGGATATATCCGGATCTGGTACTGCATCGGAATTTTCTTGATAGGAAAGCAAGTAACGACTTAACCAATCCGGCAATTCCACCTCAAATTCCAGCTTCTCAGGAATCCGAGAAGCTATGGCAGAAAGCGGAGTAGAATTAACGAGGGTATTTTGGGTAAGTGTAGATACATTCATGGCGACTCCAAAGGTAGGGCGGTAAAGGTATAACGACTTAATCTGTGAGAGAAATGAGTTAGAAAAAACAGTGATAGAGCAGTGTCCCAAATTTGCAGGGAAGATTCAGTGCAGACAATTAACCAGTCGGGTTATTACAGAGACAATGGAATTGATGTAACTTCAGAGTTCCCAATATTAGCCCAGATGGAACAATCGGGAAAGGTTGAACTCTGAATGTAAACTCTGAATACAGGTGAACGCTTAAGCTAACAGAGCAGAGGAAAAACCGAAGACAGAATAGGGCGAGACTAAAACAGTGCCAATGAATTAAAACAGTGCCAATGAATTAAAACAAATGCACTTATTAGGAGACTTCAAGTATAGTGGTAACAAGTGTATTCTTGTTTTTAACCCTATTGTATGTTGTCTTCCCCTTATCGTGACGGATCTGAACAATTTTTGGAAGCCCTAATCACCTTAAAAGAGTCTATAGAATTGACGGAGCCAGACTTTAAACAAGTTCGTTTGCACTATCTTAAACTGCAAACTCTTGTTCAAGAAAACTTATCTCTAGAGAATTTGGAAGCTGAAAATCTGGCGATCGCACCCCGTCAACAATCTCTTCTAACCGAGATCCATCGCGCTCTGCGGTTACTACAAACCGATGTCTTATTCTTGCAAGCATCGCGCCAAAAATCAACCTTTTCCCAGCGTCTGGCTCTCTGCCGTCAGCGTATAGATCAACTCCAGCAGTTTTGTCAGCAATTCTTGAACTGCTGCGAATAACGCCTCCCTCAAGCCAAAAACTGTTTTTCCATCCTGCCTCCTACCCCTTAAAATAGGGAGCAATCGGTGAAATTTATGGAGGAAAACGAATCCGTGGAATGTCCGAAATGCAGAAAACCGATTCTGCAAGAAAAGCAATTAGGGGATATCTCCGCTCTCTGTTGTGACCAGTGTCAAGGACGCTGGCTCCCGGGTGACAGCTATAAACAATGGCAAGTTCAACACCCTCCTAAAACCGCGACTCCTGATGTTCTCCTCCAAGGGGTTGACTCTAACTTTCAACCCTCTACCCTCGACAGTCGAGCGGGATTGTGTCCCGAGTGTAGTCGTTATCTCTCCCGTGCAGCCGTTAAAACCCAACCTCCTTTTTTTGTGGAACGGTGTCCCCACTGTGAGGGCATTTGGTGCGACGCGGGAGAATGGGAACTCTTAACCCGGCTAGGTTTAAGTAGTTCGATTGAACAATTTTTTGATCGTCAGTGGCAGATGCAAGTCCGAGAACAAGAATCTCTCCAAACCGAGAGACAAACTCTGATGGATAAATTAGGCCCGGAATTAGCCCAGATTATTTTTGATTTAGCCGACCATCTCATGAGTCATCCTAACGGCGACTACGCCCTAGCTTATTTGATGCGTAAAATCATGAACAATACCGACTGGGCAGAATTCAAAGACAAACAAACCCTCAGCCAGGCGATCGCTGAAGAGATAAGATAGGTGAGCCGGGTGTGATGCCCTGTTTTGTTTTTGCCCCCGCGAGGTGCTAGAACGTCCTTAATTTAAACTTTCGGGCTTGTTTCATGAAACGATGGCGACTGATTATCTTAGCAATTCTCTCTAGTCTCGGGGTCATCCTCGCCGGCTGGGGAGTCAGCCTGATTCCGGCCTTGCAAAATGCCTCCAATCAGCCCATTGATGCTATTTTCGTCCTCGGTGGTAGTATTCGCCGGGAAATGTATGTCTCGGAACTCGCTCATGAATATCCGAATATTCCCATTTTAATTTCTAATGGGTCTAAAGATCCTTGTGTGTTGTTGCTGTTCCGACGCAGTGCAGCCCCGATTGAGAATGTCTGGTTGGAAAAATGCGCTCAAAATACCTTTCAAAATTTCGTCTATAGTGTCCCCATCTTGAAACGTTGGGGCGCACAACATATTAAGCTTATTACGTCCCCTACCCATCTCCCCCGTTCCCAATGGATGGCACAAATTCACTTCGGCGCTCATAAAATGTGGGTCGAAATGGATATTGTCGAAGAAATTGGCGTGCCGGGGAATCAGGAATTTTGGCTGAAAACTTTACTGGATCTCATTCGGAGTCTGTTCTGGGCTGTTTTGAGTCAAGGGTTTAATCCCTTGGTCTGCGATCAGGTGGTGGAACTGCCCCAGGTCAATCTCTCGGAGTGGTTACAGTCGGGGTTTGAGTGTGAATATCAAGGAGATTTGAATGAATGGATTGAACAACTCCAAAATTACAAGATAAGATCTTTTATTAACTGAAGCTGAATCGTTATCCTATGGGAATCTACCGATTTTTTTGACCCATGCCTAAATCTAAAACTGCCGCCAAACCCCTTGAAATCACTAACCTCCTGACCGGAGCCAATGTCGTGATTGTGGGGATTGCTTGGTCATTTTTTACCGTTTTATTCTTTTTATTGTTTAGTATCACGCCGCCGGGGCAAGAAAGCCCTTTTTGGTATTTAATTGGCACCTACATCTTAGAAACCTTTCCCTTTATCGTGGCTTCTGCGTTGTGTTATCGCAACTGGAAAAGCCCTCAAATTGCATCAGGAAGCAGTGTCTGGTTTTTTATATTTTTGGGAATTACGGCGTTTTCTTTAGGTAATATTGTCTTCGGCATTTGGGAGTTATATTTTGGGCTTGACCCGGAAATTTCCCCAGCCGACTTGTTCTATGTGGCTTTTACCCTATGTTTGGGCTGGGGGATGGTGTTGGCGGTGTTACCGCGACGGGTGAATTTAGACCCCAAACAGTGGGGGGTGATTGCCTTGGTGGCCATTGTGGGCATTGCCTTCGCGGTGTGGCTGAGTGTCTCAACCGCCCAAAGCC contains the following coding sequences:
- a CDS encoding YdcF family protein gives rise to the protein MKRWRLIILAILSSLGVILAGWGVSLIPALQNASNQPIDAIFVLGGSIRREMYVSELAHEYPNIPILISNGSKDPCVLLLFRRSAAPIENVWLEKCAQNTFQNFVYSVPILKRWGAQHIKLITSPTHLPRSQWMAQIHFGAHKMWVEMDIVEEIGVPGNQEFWLKTLLDLIRSLFWAVLSQGFNPLVCDQVVELPQVNLSEWLQSGFECEYQGDLNEWIEQLQNYKIRSFIN
- a CDS encoding zf-TFIIB domain-containing protein; translation: MEENESVECPKCRKPILQEKQLGDISALCCDQCQGRWLPGDSYKQWQVQHPPKTATPDVLLQGVDSNFQPSTLDSRAGLCPECSRYLSRAAVKTQPPFFVERCPHCEGIWCDAGEWELLTRLGLSSSIEQFFDRQWQMQVREQESLQTERQTLMDKLGPELAQIIFDLADHLMSHPNGDYALAYLMRKIMNNTDWAEFKDKQTLSQAIAEEIR
- the patD gene encoding heterocyst frequency control protein PatD gives rise to the protein MLSSPYRDGSEQFLEALITLKESIELTEPDFKQVRLHYLKLQTLVQENLSLENLEAENLAIAPRQQSLLTEIHRALRLLQTDVLFLQASRQKSTFSQRLALCRQRIDQLQQFCQQFLNCCE